A genomic window from Bacillus mesophilus includes:
- the spxA gene encoding transcriptional regulator SpxA has product MVTLYTSPSCTSCRKAKSWLEEHDIPYVERNIMSEPLSIKEIKEILRMTEDGTDEIISTRSKIFQKLNINVEALPLQDLYSLIQENPGLLRRPIIIDEKRLQVGYNEDEIRRFLPRKVRTFQLREAQRLVN; this is encoded by the coding sequence ATGGTTACATTATATACATCACCAAGTTGTACATCATGTCGCAAGGCAAAATCTTGGTTAGAGGAACATGATATTCCTTATGTAGAGAGAAACATTATGTCAGAGCCACTATCCATCAAGGAAATTAAGGAAATTCTAAGAATGACTGAGGATGGAACAGATGAGATTATCTCAACTCGTTCTAAGATCTTTCAGAAGCTTAATATAAATGTAGAAGCTCTACCATTGCAGGATTTATATTCATTAATCCAAGAAAACCCTGGTCTACTTAGAAGACCGATCATTATTGATGAAAAACGCCTTCAAGTAGGATATAACGAGGACGAAATCAGAAGGTTTTTACCGAGAAAGGTTCGTACTTTTCAACTAAGAGAAGCACAACGACTCGTAAACTAA
- a CDS encoding efflux RND transporter periplasmic adaptor subunit produces the protein MRNPIYLLLVILILVSGCSTKEITKQDTGQTQLPVKTDIVMKSTISNTIELSGLAIPHTQIPLFTAQPLQVQKVHVKVGDQVNENDVLISLNNEVATRQLNEARKTVAKLQTALSSAKQAIPTEEQLNEIEQLQKEVQEVLTSTTDLLSQIEPGEITTEEIVQTSLQLSLKQAQLANAVSKLQPFSPASITELEAQLVQANQVVEQAKELVSATEIQSPINGTVASIDVVENGLAPPNMPIATVIQLDQIDATFQVNSFEVVKLQVGTEVSLTFTGIEELFKGKIESISPSINPETNMFTVIIPIENSSNLIKGGMKASANVGIDQVNDALVIPVEAILYENNEPYVFVVENEIAVMRKIETGIRDDQHIQVISGLVLNDQVVTEGQERLNDGDSIYVSN, from the coding sequence TTGAGAAATCCAATTTATTTACTACTTGTTATATTAATTTTGGTAAGCGGATGTTCCACTAAAGAAATTACAAAACAGGATACAGGTCAAACGCAGTTACCTGTAAAAACAGATATTGTAATGAAAAGTACCATCTCAAACACAATTGAATTATCTGGACTCGCCATTCCTCATACCCAGATTCCCCTCTTTACTGCTCAGCCACTTCAGGTGCAAAAGGTTCATGTAAAAGTGGGTGATCAGGTCAACGAGAATGATGTCTTAATTTCTTTAAATAACGAGGTAGCAACAAGGCAATTAAATGAAGCAAGAAAGACGGTCGCAAAACTTCAGACGGCTCTATCAAGTGCCAAGCAGGCAATTCCCACAGAAGAACAATTAAATGAAATTGAACAATTACAAAAAGAGGTTCAAGAGGTGTTAACAAGTACAACTGATTTGCTCTCACAAATTGAACCTGGTGAAATAACAACAGAAGAAATTGTACAAACGTCTCTACAGTTGTCTTTGAAACAGGCACAGCTTGCAAATGCCGTTAGCAAGCTTCAACCTTTCTCTCCTGCTTCAATTACAGAGCTTGAAGCTCAATTAGTCCAAGCAAATCAAGTGGTTGAACAGGCTAAAGAATTAGTATCTGCGACGGAAATTCAATCTCCTATAAACGGGACTGTTGCATCCATCGATGTCGTTGAGAACGGACTAGCTCCCCCTAATATGCCAATTGCTACCGTCATACAACTCGACCAAATAGATGCAACGTTTCAGGTTAATAGCTTTGAAGTAGTAAAACTACAAGTAGGCACAGAGGTTTCTCTAACCTTTACAGGAATAGAAGAACTATTCAAAGGTAAAATTGAGTCCATTTCTCCTTCTATTAATCCAGAAACGAATATGTTTACGGTCATTATTCCAATTGAAAACAGTAGTAATCTTATTAAGGGAGGAATGAAGGCTTCAGCTAATGTCGGAATTGATCAAGTAAATGACGCACTTGTCATTCCTGTAGAAGCAATACTTTATGAAAATAATGAACCATACGTGTTTGTTGTTGAAAATGAAATAGCCGTAATGAGAAAAATAGAGACTGGAATACGAGATGATCAACACATTCAAGTTATCTCAGGACTAGTTTTAAATGATCAGGTAGTTACTGAAGGACAAGAGAGATTAAATGACGGGGATTCTATTTATGTATCAAACTAA
- a CDS encoding efflux RND transporter permease subunit, whose amino-acid sequence MNLSKLAVLRPIAMSMVILLLLILGIVSVRNMTIDLFPDLTFPVAAITATYDGAGPEEIENLLAEPLENAMGTIPNVETISSYSQNGGVLVVVSFHWGTDMDFAALNMREKIDTVRDFLPQGVESPRVVRFDPSDLPIIQLAVKDVSNEMIEAKQLAEEEIKPLLDSIEGVASVTVEGGVENEIKLIVDPRELATYNVTLEQLQQIIGAENLNLPAGSITDQTQQLPIRVTGQFQSISDIETLPIPTNNGIIPLNQLVTVEESLKPYNQLSFLNGEPSVGISILKQSGTNTVAVAEQIHEVLDQIKTQLPEGIEIQTVFDQSKFINQSISAVTSNMIIGSILASLVLYLFLRNIRSTLIIGFSIPISIVTTFVFMYFSGHTLNLITMGGLALGIGMMVDNAIVILENIYRLRQKGLSMKDAAIQGTTEIGPAIIASTLTTIIVFLPIIFVEGLAAQLFKPLAIVVSFSLFASLFTALIIVPLFSSLFLKTKAQKEEHSITLFTKIVDKYKQLLKFSLRHPKKTVIITISCVLVSLAGIPFIGTEYLPAQDQSYINMTVKLPEGKSLDATYEVTERVNKLIEDIEEIDLTFVTIGGGNNFSVVAGTRTNQANYTILLVPKDERAQSDQEVAEQIRTRVSDLSYAKVSVEASDGGFSDDPVSLTISGPNIDVLQELADDTIDLISEIDGVREPSSNYTEGNPQISVIIDRAAASQFGIGSAQIASAVTNATKGVVASRLARNGDELDIRLMVESTYTSSIENLSELLISTPTGQKIPLQSVAQIARDQGPSQITRTNRVREITVRASILNRSLGDVTKDIEESLKENIKFPSNQYKITFGGQDEQMNDAFFKLSLALALAVVLVYMVMAGQFESFLYPFIIMFSVPLAIIGVILGLLLSNQPFGVGSLVGMLILAGIVVNNAIVLVETINLQKKRGMMTLDAILLAAPTRLRPIFMTTLTTVLGLIPLTLGFGEGTEIQQPMAIVIVFGLSIATLITLLFIPSVYLLFDRKKQKEFSEDIHFD is encoded by the coding sequence ATGAACCTTTCAAAATTAGCTGTATTAAGACCGATTGCAATGTCGATGGTGATTCTCCTACTTCTTATACTAGGTATCGTGAGTGTCAGAAATATGACCATCGATTTATTTCCTGACTTAACATTTCCTGTAGCCGCGATTACTGCGACCTATGATGGAGCAGGCCCAGAGGAAATTGAAAATCTACTAGCAGAACCACTTGAAAATGCGATGGGTACGATTCCAAATGTAGAAACGATTTCATCCTACTCTCAAAATGGAGGGGTTTTGGTTGTTGTTTCCTTCCATTGGGGAACTGACATGGATTTTGCAGCACTAAATATGAGGGAGAAAATTGATACTGTACGTGACTTCCTACCTCAAGGAGTCGAATCACCAAGAGTTGTAAGGTTTGATCCAAGTGATTTACCAATTATCCAACTAGCTGTAAAAGATGTAAGTAATGAAATGATAGAAGCTAAACAATTAGCAGAGGAAGAAATAAAGCCCCTTCTAGACTCAATTGAAGGTGTTGCATCGGTAACCGTTGAGGGTGGAGTAGAGAATGAAATAAAGCTCATCGTCGACCCAAGAGAACTTGCCACCTATAATGTGACACTAGAACAACTACAACAAATCATTGGGGCAGAAAACTTAAATCTTCCTGCGGGATCAATTACTGATCAAACTCAGCAGCTACCAATTAGAGTAACAGGACAGTTTCAATCCATTTCAGATATTGAAACACTACCGATTCCAACGAACAACGGAATTATCCCGTTGAATCAACTAGTGACGGTGGAGGAATCCCTTAAACCCTATAACCAACTTAGTTTCCTAAACGGCGAGCCAAGCGTTGGTATTTCAATCTTAAAGCAGTCTGGTACCAATACTGTTGCAGTTGCAGAACAAATTCATGAAGTATTGGATCAAATAAAAACACAGCTCCCTGAGGGAATTGAAATCCAAACTGTTTTTGATCAAAGTAAATTTATTAATCAATCTATATCGGCAGTTACATCCAATATGATTATTGGTAGCATTCTTGCTTCACTAGTGCTTTACTTATTTTTGCGAAATATTAGAAGCACTTTAATCATTGGTTTCAGTATACCTATTTCGATTGTTACAACATTTGTGTTCATGTATTTTAGTGGACATACTCTTAATCTTATAACCATGGGTGGACTTGCACTAGGTATTGGAATGATGGTAGATAACGCCATTGTCATTTTAGAGAATATTTACCGACTAAGACAAAAAGGGCTCTCCATGAAGGATGCAGCCATTCAGGGAACAACAGAAATTGGACCAGCAATTATCGCCTCAACTTTAACAACAATCATTGTTTTCTTACCTATTATTTTTGTTGAAGGTCTAGCTGCTCAGCTATTTAAACCACTTGCAATTGTCGTTTCCTTTTCATTGTTTGCATCATTATTCACTGCACTAATCATTGTACCCTTATTTTCATCATTATTTTTAAAAACAAAAGCACAGAAAGAAGAGCACTCCATTACTTTATTTACGAAGATAGTTGATAAGTATAAGCAGCTATTAAAGTTTTCACTTCGTCACCCGAAAAAAACAGTGATTATTACGATAAGCTGTGTTCTTGTTTCACTTGCTGGTATTCCCTTTATTGGAACAGAGTATCTACCTGCTCAAGATCAGAGCTATATTAATATGACAGTTAAGCTACCTGAAGGAAAGTCGTTAGATGCAACTTATGAAGTGACTGAAAGAGTAAATAAATTAATAGAGGATATTGAAGAAATTGATCTTACCTTTGTAACGATAGGTGGAGGTAATAATTTTTCTGTAGTTGCTGGCACAAGGACAAATCAGGCTAACTATACGATTCTCTTAGTACCTAAGGATGAACGAGCACAATCAGATCAAGAAGTCGCTGAACAAATTCGTACAAGGGTTTCGGATCTTTCTTATGCGAAGGTATCAGTTGAGGCCAGTGATGGAGGATTTTCAGATGATCCTGTATCCCTGACCATATCCGGGCCCAATATTGATGTCCTACAAGAACTTGCTGATGATACTATAGACCTTATATCAGAGATTGACGGAGTAAGAGAGCCTTCTTCTAATTATACAGAAGGCAACCCGCAAATATCAGTTATTATTGATCGTGCAGCAGCCAGTCAGTTTGGAATCGGTAGTGCCCAAATTGCGTCGGCAGTTACAAACGCTACGAAAGGTGTTGTTGCTAGTCGCTTGGCTCGTAATGGTGATGAGTTAGATATACGTTTAATGGTAGAGAGTACGTACACTTCCTCTATCGAAAATCTGTCTGAGCTATTAATCTCGACACCGACTGGGCAAAAAATCCCTCTTCAATCCGTTGCTCAAATTGCAAGAGATCAAGGCCCTAGTCAAATTACTAGGACCAATCGTGTTCGAGAGATTACCGTAAGAGCATCGATATTGAATCGGAGCTTAGGAGATGTGACGAAAGACATTGAAGAATCATTAAAAGAAAATATTAAGTTCCCATCTAATCAATACAAAATCACATTTGGTGGACAAGATGAACAAATGAACGATGCTTTCTTCAAGCTATCACTTGCCTTAGCTCTTGCCGTTGTATTAGTTTACATGGTTATGGCTGGTCAGTTTGAATCGTTTCTCTATCCGTTTATTATCATGTTTTCTGTTCCACTAGCCATTATTGGTGTAATTCTGGGTTTATTACTATCAAATCAACCGTTTGGAGTTGGCTCACTTGTTGGTATGCTGATATTAGCTGGTATAGTCGTCAACAATGCCATTGTACTTGTGGAGACCATTAATCTGCAGAAAAAACGTGGAATGATGACCCTAGACGCTATTTTGCTAGCAGCACCAACACGACTAAGGCCAATCTTTATGACAACCCTAACTACGGTCTTAGGATTAATTCCTTTAACTCTAGGGTTCGGTGAAGGAACCGAAATACAGCAACCCATGGCTATTGTTATTGTATTCGGGCTAAGTATAGCAACATTAATCACTTTACTGTTTATTCCTTCGGTGTATCTATTGTTTGACCGAAAGAAACAGAAAGAGTTCTCAGAGGACATTCATTTTGACTAA
- a CDS encoding GNAT family N-acetyltransferase — MNWYEKLNQYFPVEEMKSKEHMEILLKEQGDIYHKDEGPHHVLMYAELDDFLFIDYLFVSKDARGMGLGHKLIEKLKEKEKSIILEVEPVNYDDSDSAKRLRFYKREGFVHAKSIGYRRKSLATNEVNALEILFWSPEQEDEEAIYEGMRKTYEMIHTYKDEQLYGESYQKVDEVLTFDEEEGPNKDILKNI, encoded by the coding sequence ATGAATTGGTATGAAAAATTAAATCAGTATTTTCCAGTTGAAGAAATGAAGTCTAAAGAGCATATGGAGATTTTATTAAAGGAACAGGGAGATATTTATCATAAAGATGAAGGACCACATCACGTATTGATGTATGCAGAGTTAGATGACTTTTTATTTATTGACTATTTATTCGTCTCAAAGGATGCTAGAGGTATGGGGCTTGGTCACAAGTTAATTGAAAAACTTAAGGAAAAAGAGAAATCAATTATTCTTGAAGTAGAACCCGTAAATTATGATGACTCAGATTCTGCGAAAAGACTTCGTTTTTATAAACGAGAAGGGTTTGTTCATGCAAAATCAATTGGTTATAGAAGGAAATCATTAGCAACAAATGAAGTCAATGCATTGGAGATTTTATTTTGGTCGCCCGAGCAGGAGGATGAGGAGGCCATCTATGAAGGTATGAGGAAAACGTATGAGATGATTCATACGTATAAGGATGAGCAACTATACGGGGAGTCATATCAAAAGGTTGATGAGGTTCTTACTTTTGATGAAGAAGAAGGACCAAATAAAGACATTTTAAAAAACATTTAA
- a CDS encoding putative glycoside hydrolase yields MVNIFKASVVLTLSTILLYTGGANAEEIRTSSEHTTKVVSLENKLLPEEVPRFMFDSGFTFNYPDAIRGVYVTGHSFGGGRFEKLVKLMDDTELNAMVVDIKDDWGHLTYVPEETSPLYSIGKPYIKNVREKVKVLEEHQIYPIARVVVFKDSVWSKERPDLSFTENGQVWKNGRGESFVNPFLKEVWDHNVNIAIEAAKLGFQEIQFDYVRFPEGFEKRDEELGYGMGEYKDLPLENVQKRVKAVTDFVAYAKEQLEPYNVKVSVDIFGYTATLPEAPGIGQNFSKISEHVDVISSMIYPSHWTSYFGIAKPDLEPYKLVTEYAKVENKKLLELENPPISRPWIQDFTASYLGSGNYIKYGKEEVEAQIRALNENGIKEFLLWNAGNTYTTNVDYTPVD; encoded by the coding sequence ATGGTAAATATATTTAAAGCAAGTGTGGTGTTAACACTAAGTACAATCCTGTTATATACAGGAGGAGCGAATGCCGAGGAGATCAGAACGAGTTCAGAGCATACCACGAAAGTAGTGTCACTTGAGAATAAGCTTCTTCCAGAAGAGGTTCCACGATTTATGTTTGATTCAGGATTCACGTTTAATTACCCTGATGCCATTAGAGGAGTATATGTAACGGGTCATTCGTTTGGAGGAGGCCGGTTTGAAAAGCTCGTTAAACTTATGGATGATACTGAATTGAATGCAATGGTTGTGGATATTAAAGATGATTGGGGTCATCTTACCTATGTGCCAGAGGAGACATCGCCCTTATATTCAATCGGTAAACCTTACATTAAGAATGTTCGTGAAAAAGTAAAGGTTCTTGAAGAACATCAAATATACCCAATCGCTAGGGTAGTTGTTTTTAAAGATAGCGTATGGTCTAAGGAACGCCCAGATTTATCATTTACTGAAAACGGTCAGGTTTGGAAAAATGGTCGTGGAGAGTCATTTGTTAATCCGTTCTTAAAAGAAGTATGGGATCATAATGTTAACATTGCAATCGAGGCAGCTAAGCTTGGTTTCCAGGAAATTCAGTTTGATTATGTGCGTTTTCCTGAAGGATTTGAAAAAAGAGATGAAGAATTAGGATATGGTATGGGTGAATATAAAGATCTGCCGCTAGAAAATGTTCAAAAAAGAGTAAAAGCGGTAACTGATTTTGTCGCTTATGCCAAGGAACAGCTTGAACCTTATAATGTGAAGGTTTCAGTCGATATCTTTGGTTATACGGCAACCTTACCAGAAGCTCCTGGTATTGGTCAAAACTTCTCCAAAATATCCGAGCATGTAGATGTTATATCCTCTATGATCTATCCAAGTCACTGGACCTCTTATTTTGGAATTGCCAAACCAGATCTAGAACCATATAAGCTGGTTACAGAATATGCAAAAGTGGAAAATAAAAAACTTCTAGAACTTGAAAATCCACCAATATCTAGACCATGGATTCAAGATTTTACTGCTTCTTATTTAGGATCAGGAAACTATATAAAATATGGTAAAGAAGAAGTGGAAGCACAAATTCGAGCTTTAAATGAAAATGGGATCAAAGAATTTTTACTATGGAACGCCGGTAACACCTACACTACTAATGTTGACTATACTCCAGTGGATTAG
- the trpS gene encoding tryptophan--tRNA ligase: MKTIFSGIQPSGSLTLGNYLGALRHFPTLQDEYNCFFCVVDQHAITIPQDRLALRKNIRSLAAVYIAAGIDPEKSTLFIQSEVPAHAQAGWMMQCISYIGELERMTQFKDKSHGKEGVSASLLTYPPLMAADILLYNTDLVPVGDDQKQHIELTRDLAERFNKKYNDIFTIPEPRISEVGARIMSLQEPTKKMSKSDENLKATIFLLDDEKQIEKKIKSAVTDSEGIVKYDKENKPGVSNLLTIYSILSNKTIPQLEEEYTGKGYGEFKADVAKVVVDSLKPIQEKYHQLIDSELLDTYLDQGAEKANKVASKMLRKMENGMGLGRKR, translated from the coding sequence ATGAAAACAATCTTTTCTGGAATCCAACCTAGTGGTTCACTAACATTAGGAAATTATCTTGGTGCTTTACGGCATTTCCCAACACTACAGGATGAATATAATTGCTTCTTTTGTGTCGTTGATCAACATGCAATAACAATCCCTCAGGATCGCCTAGCATTGCGTAAAAACATTAGAAGTTTAGCAGCTGTTTACATTGCAGCCGGTATTGATCCAGAAAAGTCTACTCTCTTCATTCAGTCTGAGGTTCCAGCACATGCTCAAGCTGGATGGATGATGCAATGCATATCCTACATCGGAGAACTCGAGAGAATGACACAATTCAAAGATAAATCACATGGAAAAGAGGGGGTGTCTGCATCTTTACTTACTTACCCTCCACTGATGGCAGCGGATATTCTTCTCTATAATACAGATTTAGTTCCCGTTGGAGATGATCAGAAACAGCATATTGAGCTTACTCGTGATTTAGCAGAACGCTTTAACAAAAAATATAACGATATTTTTACGATTCCAGAACCAAGAATTTCAGAAGTAGGTGCGAGAATAATGTCCTTACAGGAGCCTACTAAAAAAATGAGTAAGTCTGATGAAAATCTTAAAGCAACGATCTTTTTGCTAGACGATGAAAAGCAAATTGAAAAGAAAATTAAAAGTGCAGTAACAGATTCTGAAGGCATTGTTAAATATGACAAGGAAAATAAACCAGGTGTATCTAATCTGTTAACTATTTATTCGATTCTATCAAATAAAACAATTCCACAATTAGAAGAAGAATATACTGGCAAAGGCTATGGTGAATTTAAAGCAGATGTGGCTAAAGTGGTAGTAGATTCTCTTAAGCCGATTCAGGAGAAATACCATCAGTTAATTGACTCTGAACTATTAGATACCTATTTGGATCAAGGTGCTGAAAAAGCAAATAAGGTGGCAAGTAAAATGCTCCGTAAAATGGAAAACGGAATGGGACTTGGTAGAAAACGTTAA
- a CDS encoding YjbA family protein, giving the protein MLYLHDVWVNWFEGEENGYNVCHFHEWRKDDRVELLDQVPLIKVDSTLFHYIENDLMEIPGQLMNDIFHKAYLRKNHERIQLEYCFIVTDGVGILAVDTIGYNIPIRKSRLIPRQEQLVYDMVAELEPRSYQFNAAKIDTYKEYHILSLSPQYMSGLTRKERQLKQLLFMALDQLYNSKNVAEIRYWYTDWDPSKYNDIQKMELDEVWEHLIEEVQYGWSERHVELCENLIKGQPFFEKLWELEHETRVN; this is encoded by the coding sequence ATGTTGTATCTGCATGATGTATGGGTGAATTGGTTTGAGGGCGAAGAAAATGGTTATAATGTTTGCCACTTTCATGAATGGCGTAAGGATGATCGAGTTGAATTACTAGATCAAGTGCCATTGATAAAGGTAGATTCTACATTATTTCATTATATTGAAAATGATTTAATGGAAATACCAGGGCAACTTATGAATGATATCTTTCATAAAGCATATTTGCGCAAAAACCATGAGCGTATTCAACTAGAATACTGTTTTATCGTTACAGATGGTGTAGGCATTTTAGCTGTTGATACGATCGGCTACAATATACCAATACGTAAAAGTCGCCTCATACCTAGACAGGAGCAACTAGTATACGATATGGTTGCCGAACTAGAACCACGAAGCTACCAATTTAATGCAGCCAAGATTGATACATATAAGGAATATCATATTCTTTCATTATCTCCACAATACATGAGTGGTTTAACTCGAAAAGAACGTCAATTAAAGCAATTATTATTTATGGCCCTTGATCAGCTTTATAATTCTAAGAATGTAGCCGAAATTCGTTATTGGTATACAGATTGGGATCCGTCAAAATATAATGATATTCAAAAAATGGAACTAGATGAAGTATGGGAACACCTTATAGAGGAAGTACAGTATGGATGGAGCGAACGCCATGTTGAACTGTGTGAGAACCTAATAAAAGGACAACCTTTCTTCGAGAAGCTTTGGGAACTAGAGCATGAAACAAGAGTAAATTAA
- the opp4C gene encoding oligopeptide ABC transporter permease, which produces MEPVTNNESSVVVNKQNTVTKGQSPWAIARRKFVRNIPAMLGLVFLLFITFVSMFAQYITVPLEDVQKVNLSQMAKEPSSEFLFGTDKAGRDVFQRLLYGGKVSLTLAFTITFCISVIGTLVGATAGFFGGRIDNILMRFTDFILTFPFLIFVIVLSSIFQGSGIMTLIVVISLLSWGGLARLVRSKILAEKENEYTLSAISIGCSPFKVITKHLLPNVMSTIIVQATLLLAVMIVVETGLSFLGFGVSSSTPTWGNMLQEARSPDVLSKKWWIWIPPAAVITLTILSINFVGEGLKDAFNPKSSR; this is translated from the coding sequence ATGGAACCAGTTACAAATAACGAAAGCTCAGTAGTAGTAAACAAACAGAATACTGTAACAAAGGGACAATCTCCATGGGCAATTGCACGAAGAAAGTTTGTACGTAATATTCCAGCAATGCTCGGATTAGTATTTCTACTATTCATTACCTTTGTTTCGATGTTTGCTCAATATATTACAGTACCATTAGAGGATGTTCAGAAAGTAAATTTATCTCAAATGGCAAAAGAACCTTCATCTGAATTTCTATTCGGAACTGATAAAGCAGGTAGAGATGTATTTCAACGATTGCTTTATGGTGGTAAGGTTTCATTAACACTAGCATTTACGATTACTTTTTGTATATCTGTAATTGGAACTCTAGTTGGTGCAACTGCAGGTTTCTTCGGTGGGAGAATTGATAATATCCTGATGCGTTTTACTGATTTTATCTTAACTTTCCCATTCCTAATCTTTGTTATCGTATTAAGCTCAATTTTCCAAGGTTCAGGTATAATGACATTAATCGTCGTAATTAGTTTACTCTCTTGGGGTGGACTTGCACGTTTAGTACGTAGTAAAATTTTAGCTGAAAAAGAAAATGAGTACACTTTAAGTGCGATCTCAATTGGTTGTTCACCATTTAAAGTTATTACAAAACACTTATTACCAAACGTTATGTCAACAATTATCGTTCAAGCAACTTTATTATTAGCTGTTATGATCGTAGTTGAGACTGGACTAAGCTTCTTAGGATTTGGTGTATCATCATCTACTCCGACTTGGGGTAACATGCTTCAAGAAGCAAGAAGCCCAGATGTTTTAAGTAAAAAGTGGTGGATTTGGATTCCACCTGCAGCTGTTATCACTTTAACAATCCTTTCAATTAACTTTGTTGGTGAAGGCTTAAAGGATGCATTCAATCCTAAATCAAGTCGTTAA
- the opp4B gene encoding oligopeptide ABC transporter permease yields the protein MLIYTLRRLLGMIPLLFLISVVCFSLAKLMPGDALTGKVDPLNSSPEYIDEMREKMGWNDPIHEQYLSWVGGILQGNFGDSFNHKMPVMELIGSRLPNTIFLALFALLITYVLAFVMGRYAGRHPYSIGDYAISFYNYLGLAIPSFVAALVAIWIFSFQLGWVPATGSIGIGVEPGTLDFYLSKLKHTLLPAIVLGAFATASYTQFLRNDMIESSRKDYVRTARAKGTKEGTIFNKHILRNSLIPIVTLIGFDFASLVGGAVITETIFTYPGIGYLFVESITARDYSVVLAITLMLTIFTLIGNLLADILLGLVDPRIRLE from the coding sequence ATGCTAATTTACACACTTCGTAGATTACTAGGAATGATTCCATTACTTTTCCTTATCTCAGTAGTGTGTTTCTCCCTAGCGAAGCTAATGCCTGGAGACGCACTTACTGGAAAAGTAGATCCATTAAACTCAAGCCCAGAATATATTGATGAAATGCGTGAAAAGATGGGATGGAACGATCCTATTCATGAACAATATTTATCTTGGGTTGGTGGGATTCTACAAGGAAATTTCGGTGATTCATTTAATCATAAAATGCCAGTAATGGAACTAATAGGATCTCGTTTACCTAACACTATATTCTTAGCCTTATTTGCTTTATTAATAACATATGTTCTTGCATTTGTAATGGGACGATATGCAGGTCGTCATCCATATAGCATAGGAGATTATGCTATATCCTTTTACAACTACCTTGGATTAGCTATTCCAAGTTTCGTAGCAGCTTTAGTAGCGATTTGGATTTTTTCTTTCCAGCTAGGCTGGGTTCCAGCAACAGGTAGTATTGGTATTGGAGTAGAGCCAGGAACTTTAGATTTCTATTTAAGTAAACTTAAGCACACTTTACTTCCAGCAATTGTTCTAGGAGCGTTTGCGACAGCAAGTTATACTCAGTTTTTACGTAATGATATGATCGAAAGTTCTAGAAAAGATTATGTAAGAACAGCAAGAGCAAAGGGTACAAAAGAAGGTACGATTTTTAATAAGCATATTTTACGTAACTCATTAATTCCAATTGTAACGCTGATCGGTTTTGACTTTGCTAGTTTAGTAGGTGGAGCTGTTATTACAGAAACAATCTTCACATACCCTGGAATTGGTTATCTATTTGTTGAATCGATTACAGCACGTGATTATTCTGTAGTATTAGCAATTACTCTAATGCTAACTATCTTTACACTAATTGGAAACTTACTCGCGGATATACTATTAGGATTAGTTGATCCACGTATTAGATTAGAATAG